Proteins encoded within one genomic window of Gambusia affinis linkage group LG09, SWU_Gaff_1.0, whole genome shotgun sequence:
- the LOC122837425 gene encoding protocadherin gamma-A9-like — MLDRTMRWQVLLFVVIFELDCVAGQATYSVPEEMSKGSLVGNIAHDLGLDVKRLKSGRARIYTEDKAEYIELNTDRGLLVVKERIDRETLCGQTTPCALHLQITLEDPIEFYSVNVEINDINDNVPTFKKEEMKFRISESAVIGAKFVLERAMDLDVGMNGLQSYSLKPTDNFILKLNSQQDGSKKVEMVLQKPLDREAHDHIALTLTASDGGEPQLSGTMRVEIVVLDVNDNAPVFTQETYKVTVMETAPRGTILSTVRAVDADKGSNGKVAYSITNTLDDVPNLFQVAEESGVVSLIGSLDYEKTQRYEIHVQAGDDGGLTDSCKIIVEVTDTNDNEPSINVMSKTKSVTENSKPGTVVTIINVQDADSGENGNVECSIEENMPFLIKATSKKFYSLVTDSELDREIASSYNITVTCSDKGVPSLSSGITLTLEISDVNDNTPVFERSSYEAYMVENNTPSVSIFTVKATDADWNQNARVSYILEESSINGVPVSSYVSVSADSGVIHAVRSFDYEQIKDFQFIVKAQDGGSPPLSSNVTVKILIQDQNDNPPQVLYPVQTGGSMVAEMVPRSADVGYLVTKVVAVDVDSGQNAWLSYKLQKATDRALFEVGLQNGEIRTIRQVTDKDAVKQRLTVIVEDNGQPSRSATVIVNVAVADSFPEVLSEFTDFPHDKEYNDNLTFYLVLALAVVSFLFITCLVVIISVKIYRCYSVISECLRLFIWY; from the coding sequence ATGTTGGACAGAACAATGAGATGGCAAGTACTGTTGTTTGTCGTGATTTTTGAGCTCGATTGTGTAGCAGGGCAGGCAACGTACTCTGTTCCAGAGGAAATGTCAAAAGGCTCCCTTGTTGGTAACATAGCTCATGATTTGGGGTTGGACGTGAAGAGACTGAAGTCCGGTAGAGCCAGAATATATACAGAAGATAAAGCAGAATACATCGAGCTAAACACAGACAGAGGACTCCTGGTAGTCAAAGAAAGGATCGACAGAGAGACGCTGTGCGGACAGACAACGCCTTGTGCTTTACATCTGCAAATTACACTCGAAGACCCGATTgaattttattctgttaatgtCGAAATTAACGACATAAACGACAATGTGCCCACCTTTAAGAAGGAAGAGATGAAATTTAGGATCAGCGAGTCGGCTGTGATAGGAGCAAAATTTGTATTGGAGAGAGCGATGGATCTAGATGTGGGGATGAATGGGCTGCAGAGTTATTCTCTTAAACCAACggataatttcattttaaagctcAACAGTCAACAAGATGGCAGCAAAAAGGTGGAGATGGTTTTGCAAAAGCCGCTGGATAGAGAGGCGCATGATCACATCGCATTAACTCTTACTGCCAGTGATGGCGGAGAGCCTCAGCTGTCAGGAACAATGCGGGTGGAAATTGTCGTGTTAGATGTAAATGACAATGCTCCGGTTTTTACGCAAGAAACCTATAAGGTTACTGTTATGGAAACTGCTCCAAGAGGAACTATTCTGAGTACAGTTCGTGCAGTAGATGCAGATAAAGGTTCAAATGGAAAAGTGGCGTATTCGATAACAAACACCCTAGATGATGTGCCAAATTTATTCCAAGTAGCGGAAGAAAGCGGTGTTGTATCTTTAATTGGAAGCTTAGATTACGAAAAGACACAGCGCTATGAAATACACGTACAAGCTGGTGATGACGGAGGGCTGACAGATTCGTGCAAGATTATTGTTGAAGTTACCGATACAAACGATAATGAACCTTCTATAAATGTTATGTCTAAAACAAAATCGGTAACGGAAAATTCCAAACCAGGTACGGTGGTTACAATAATTAATGTTCAAGACGCTGACTCTGGGGAAAACGGTAATGTTGAGTGTAGCATAGAGGAAAACATGCCGTTTTTGATAAAAGCAACTTCGAAGAAATTTTACAGTTTAGTGACAGACAGTGAGTTAGACAGAGAGATAGCTTCTAGTTATAACATCACAGTGACGTGCTCTGATAAAGGAGTACCCTCCCTCTCCAGTGGCATCACTCTAACCTTGGAGATCTCTGATGTAAATGACAACACTCCTGTCTTTGAGAGGAGCTCATATGAGGCCTACATGGTAGAAAACAACACACCAAGTGTGTCTATATTTACTGTGAAAGCCACAGACGCTGATTGGAACCAGAATGCCCGTGTTTCTTATATATTGGAGGAATCCTCTATTAACGGAGTGCCAGTCTCTTCATATGTATCTGTAAGTGCTGATAGTGGAGTCATCCATGCAGTTCGCTCTTTTGACTACGAGCAGATCAAAGATTTTCAGTTTATCGTTAAAGCGCAAGATGGAGGCTCTCCTCCACTCAGCAGCAACGTCACTGTGAAAATCCTGATCCAGGACCAGAACGATAATCCTCCTCAGGTTTTGTATCCAGTCCAGACTGGTGGCTCCATGGTGGCGGAAATGGTTCCTCGTTCAGCAGATGTGGGCTACCTGGTGACTAAAGTGGTGGCTGTGGATGTGGACTCTGGACAGAATGCCTGGCTCTCCTATAAACTCCAGAAGGCCACAGACAGAGCGCTGTTTGAAGTGGGCTTACAGAATGGAGAAATAAGAACTATCCGTCAGGTGACTGATAAAGATGCTGTGAAACAAAGATTGACTGTCATAGTGGAGGACAACGGGCAGCCCTCTCGTTCAGCTACAGTCATTGTTAACGTGGCGGTGGCGGACAGCTTCCCTGAAGTGTTGTCGGAGTTCACTGATTTTCCACATGATAAGGAATACAATGACAACCTGACTTTTTACTTAGTGTTGGCTCTGGCTGtggtttccttcctcttcatcacgtGTTTAGTGGTTATTATATCAGTGAAGATCTACAGATGTTATTCTGTTATCTCTGAATGTTTGCGGTTATTTATTTGGTACTAG